A single region of the Arthrobacter sp. V1I7 genome encodes:
- the infA gene encoding translation initiation factor IF-1 yields MAKKDGVIEIEGVVTEALPNAMFRVELTNKHIVLAHISGKMRQHYIRILPEDRVVVELSPYDLTRGRIVYRYK; encoded by the coding sequence ATGGCCAAGAAGGACGGGGTCATTGAGATCGAGGGCGTTGTGACTGAGGCGCTGCCTAACGCGATGTTTCGCGTTGAGCTCACCAACAAGCACATCGTTCTGGCACACATCTCTGGAAAGATGCGCCAGCACTACATCAGGATTCTCCCTGAGGACCGGGTAGTGGTGGAGCTGAGCCCGTACGACCTGACACGTGGTCGTATCGTCTACCGCTACAAGTAA
- the map gene encoding type I methionyl aminopeptidase produces MAFGQPRIEYKTNAQMRTMHEAGLVLSRALDAAVAAAVPGRTTRDLDAVFAAVLEDAGATSNFLGYHGFPATICTSVNEEVVHGIPGDRVLRDGDIISIDGGAILDGWHADSARTVIVGTGDPEDQRLSDVTETAMWHGIAALATGKFVGDIGSAVDDYVSSVPGKPLGILEDYVGHGIGSEMHMAPDVLNYRTSHRGPKIRPGLCLAIEPMLVRGSIDTAVLADDWTVVTTDGKRSCQWEHSVAVHENGIWVLSAADGGVAKLAPLGVVPVPIP; encoded by the coding sequence ATGGCCTTCGGCCAGCCCCGCATCGAATACAAGACCAACGCCCAGATGCGCACCATGCACGAGGCCGGACTGGTGCTCAGCCGCGCCCTGGATGCTGCCGTGGCCGCCGCGGTGCCCGGCAGGACCACCCGGGACCTCGACGCCGTCTTCGCGGCCGTCCTCGAGGATGCCGGCGCAACATCGAACTTCCTCGGCTACCACGGCTTCCCGGCCACCATCTGCACCTCGGTCAACGAGGAAGTCGTCCACGGCATCCCCGGCGACCGTGTGCTGCGGGACGGGGACATCATCTCGATCGACGGTGGCGCGATCCTGGACGGCTGGCACGCCGATTCGGCCCGGACCGTGATCGTAGGGACCGGGGACCCGGAGGACCAGCGTCTCTCCGACGTCACGGAGACGGCGATGTGGCATGGCATTGCCGCCCTCGCCACCGGCAAGTTTGTCGGTGACATCGGCTCCGCCGTCGACGACTACGTCTCATCGGTGCCGGGGAAGCCGCTCGGGATACTGGAGGACTACGTGGGCCACGGCATCGGCTCCGAAATGCACATGGCCCCGGACGTGCTGAATTACCGGACCAGCCACCGGGGGCCGAAGATCCGGCCGGGGCTGTGCCTCGCCATCGAACCCATGCTGGTGCGCGGCAGCATCGACACCGCCGTGCTGGCGGACGACTGGACCGTGGTGACCACCGACGGCAAGCGCTCCTGCCAATGGGAGCACTCCGTGGCGGTCCACGAGAACGGCATCTGGGTGCTGTCGGCGGCGGACGGGGGAGTCGCGAAGCTGGCGCCGCTCGGCGTCGTGCCTGTCCCGATTCCCTGA
- a CDS encoding DNA-directed RNA polymerase subunit alpha has product MLIAQRPTLSEEVVSDNRSRFIIEPLEPGFGYTLGNSLRRTLLSSIPGASVTSLRIDGVLHEFTTVPGVKEDVTEIILNIKNLSVSSEHDEPVVAYLRKQGPGVVTAADIAPPAGVEFHNPDLHIATLNSKGKFELELTIERGRGYVSAAQNKSGDSEIGRIPVDSIYSPVLKVTFRVEATRVEQRTDFDKLIVDVETKQAIAPRDAVASAGTTLVELFGLARELNTAAEGIEIGPSPTDAALAADMALPIEDLDLTVRSYNCLKREGIHTVGELVARSEADLMDIRNFGAKSIDEVKAKLVELGLSLKDSPPGFDLAARAAAIEEDDAAFSDDEL; this is encoded by the coding sequence GTGCTCATTGCACAGCGCCCCACCCTCTCCGAAGAGGTCGTCTCCGATAACCGCTCCCGTTTCATTATTGAACCGCTGGAGCCGGGATTCGGTTACACCCTCGGAAACTCCCTCCGCCGTACCCTGCTCTCCTCCATCCCCGGTGCCTCTGTCACGAGCCTCCGGATCGATGGCGTGCTGCATGAGTTCACCACGGTTCCGGGTGTCAAGGAAGATGTCACTGAGATCATCCTGAACATCAAGAACCTGTCGGTTTCCTCCGAGCACGATGAGCCGGTTGTTGCTTACCTGCGCAAGCAGGGACCGGGAGTCGTCACCGCCGCGGACATCGCTCCGCCGGCCGGCGTCGAATTCCACAACCCGGATCTGCACATTGCCACGCTGAACTCGAAGGGCAAGTTCGAACTCGAACTGACCATCGAGCGCGGCCGCGGCTACGTTTCGGCAGCTCAGAACAAGTCCGGCGATTCCGAGATCGGCCGCATCCCGGTCGACTCGATCTACTCGCCGGTTCTGAAGGTTACTTTCCGCGTGGAAGCTACCCGCGTTGAGCAGCGCACTGACTTCGACAAGCTCATTGTCGACGTCGAGACCAAGCAGGCCATCGCCCCGCGCGATGCGGTTGCTTCGGCAGGTACCACCCTGGTGGAACTGTTCGGTCTGGCCCGCGAGCTGAACACCGCAGCTGAAGGTATCGAGATTGGCCCGTCGCCGACGGATGCTGCCCTGGCAGCTGACATGGCCCTGCCGATCGAGGATCTGGACCTCACAGTCCGTTCCTACAACTGCCTCAAGCGTGAGGGCATCCACACCGTGGGTGAACTCGTGGCTCGCTCCGAGGCTGACCTCATGGACATCCGTAACTTCGGTGCGAAGTCCATCGATGAGGTCAAGGCAAAGCTGGTTGAACTGGGCCTGTCCCTCAAGGACTCGCCTCCCGGTTTTGACCTCGCAGCACGCGCTGCCGCAATTGAAGAGGACGACGCCGCGTTCAGCGACGACGAACTCTAA
- a CDS encoding P1 family peptidase, which translates to MTAITDVPGIRVGHATRTADGWLSGVTVVLPPPGTAGSVDVRGGGPGTHETDALDPTTLTARVDAVVLTGGSAYGLLAAHGAQRWCEEDGRGFPVTGGVVPIVPAAAIFDLGRGGDFTARPDLAMGYEATAAAAAREFGHDVERGNVGAGTGAAIGRGQFKGGVGTASVTLENISGEGSVVVGAIAVVNALGLPWGTSPRRAEPGSVRQSWGHDGGVPGPSLRGEGVGGEERASTPRVSAVTAEAESGAPRGASAPAPPPLNTTLVVVATNAVLDAAECKRTASASHAGLARALNPSHTLVDGDTVFCLATGGIALDRSSEAIRQLSLITLQSAAADVVRLAILDGVASAHAVVTPAGEFRAYRDDVR; encoded by the coding sequence ATGACTGCGATTACCGATGTGCCGGGAATCAGGGTGGGCCACGCCACCAGGACCGCTGACGGGTGGCTGAGCGGCGTGACCGTGGTCCTGCCGCCGCCGGGCACGGCCGGGTCCGTGGATGTGCGCGGCGGCGGCCCCGGAACCCATGAAACCGACGCACTGGACCCAACCACCCTGACGGCCCGGGTCGACGCCGTGGTGCTCACCGGCGGCAGCGCCTACGGCCTGCTGGCAGCCCACGGCGCCCAGCGCTGGTGTGAAGAGGACGGGCGCGGCTTCCCCGTGACCGGCGGGGTGGTCCCCATCGTGCCGGCCGCGGCGATCTTCGACCTGGGCCGCGGCGGGGACTTCACGGCCCGTCCGGACCTGGCCATGGGATACGAAGCCACCGCAGCTGCCGCCGCCCGGGAGTTCGGGCACGACGTCGAACGCGGCAACGTCGGTGCCGGCACCGGAGCGGCAATCGGCCGGGGACAGTTCAAGGGGGGAGTGGGAACAGCGTCCGTCACCCTCGAGAACATTTCCGGCGAGGGCTCTGTGGTTGTGGGGGCCATAGCAGTAGTCAACGCGCTGGGACTGCCATGGGGCACATCGCCGCGACGGGCGGAACCCGGCAGCGTGCGTCAAAGCTGGGGCCACGACGGTGGGGTTCCCGGGCCGAGCTTGCGAGGCGAGGGGGTCGGTGGGGAGGAACGAGCGAGCACTCCGAGGGTTTCGGCTGTCACGGCGGAAGCCGAGTCGGGCGCACCCCGTGGCGCTTCAGCCCCAGCGCCGCCGCCGCTCAACACCACCCTCGTCGTCGTCGCCACCAACGCCGTGCTGGACGCCGCCGAATGCAAGCGGACCGCATCCGCGTCGCACGCCGGCCTGGCCCGGGCGCTGAATCCGAGCCACACCCTGGTTGACGGGGATACGGTGTTCTGCCTCGCCACGGGCGGCATCGCCCTGGACCGCAGCAGCGAAGCCATCCGGCAGCTGAGCCTCATCACGCTGCAGAGCGCGGCTGCCGACGTCGTCCGCCTGGCCATCCTGGACGGAGTCGCCAGCGCGCACGCCGTCGTCACCCCTGCCGGCGAATTTCGTGCATACCGGGACGATGTGCGCTAG
- the rpsM gene encoding 30S ribosomal protein S13, protein MARLAGVDIPREKRLEIALTYIYGVGKTRAHETLAATGISADVRVKDLSDAELVQLRDYIEGNYKVEGDLRREVAADIRRKVEIGSYEGLRHRKGLPVRGQRTKTNARTRKGPKRTVAGKKKTR, encoded by the coding sequence ATGGCTCGTCTCGCTGGCGTAGACATTCCCCGCGAAAAGCGGTTGGAAATTGCGCTTACTTACATCTACGGCGTGGGCAAGACCCGTGCACACGAAACCCTGGCTGCCACCGGCATCAGCGCTGACGTTCGGGTCAAGGATCTGTCCGACGCCGAGCTGGTCCAGCTTCGTGACTACATTGAAGGCAACTACAAGGTTGAGGGTGACCTTCGCCGCGAGGTAGCCGCTGACATCCGCCGCAAGGTTGAGATCGGCAGCTACGAAGGCCTGCGCCACCGCAAGGGCCTGCCCGTACGCGGACAGCGTACGAAGACCAACGCACGTACCCGCAAGGGCCCGAAGCGTACCGTCGCCGGCAAGAAGAAGACCCGCTAA
- the rpmJ gene encoding 50S ribosomal protein L36 — protein sequence MKVKPSVKQICEKCKVIRRNGRVMVICENPRHKQRQG from the coding sequence ATGAAGGTCAAGCCGAGCGTCAAGCAGATCTGCGAAAAGTGCAAAGTGATCCGCCGTAATGGCCGGGTCATGGTGATCTGCGAGAACCCGCGCCACAAGCAGCGCCAGGGCTAA
- a CDS encoding ATP-binding protein, whose product MGISEEEATRIFTRFFRTRAARQSAIPGVGLGLSITQSIVERHGGDISCVSTPGSGTTFTMTLPAEEAPTQLEQ is encoded by the coding sequence ATGGGCATCAGCGAAGAGGAAGCCACCCGGATCTTCACGCGGTTCTTCCGCACCCGCGCAGCCAGGCAGTCAGCCATCCCCGGCGTCGGCCTGGGCCTTTCCATCACGCAGTCCATCGTCGAGAGGCACGGTGGAGACATCTCCTGCGTCAGCACACCCGGTTCCGGCACAACATTCACCATGACATTGCCGGCGGAAGAGGCCCCGACCCAGCTCGAGCAGTAA
- the rplQ gene encoding 50S ribosomal protein L17, whose translation MPTPAKGPRLGGGAAHERLMLANLSAALFEHKRITTTVTKAKRLKPYAERLVTFAKRGDLASRRRVLGLISNKGIVHELFTDIAQAVENRDGGYTRITKIGNRKGDNAPMAVIELVLEPVSAKQAVVAEATSAAKRDADKKDADTAEAAPVAETEVAETEEAPEAEAAAATEEAPAAEEAAPESEKDAK comes from the coding sequence ATGCCTACCCCCGCTAAGGGTCCGCGCCTCGGAGGCGGAGCGGCTCACGAGCGTCTTATGCTCGCGAACCTGTCCGCCGCACTGTTCGAGCACAAGCGGATCACCACCACGGTGACCAAGGCCAAGCGACTGAAGCCGTACGCCGAGCGCCTGGTGACTTTCGCCAAGCGTGGCGACCTGGCTTCCCGCCGTCGCGTGCTCGGCCTGATCAGCAACAAGGGCATCGTCCACGAGCTGTTCACCGACATTGCACAGGCAGTGGAGAACCGCGACGGTGGCTACACCCGCATCACCAAGATCGGCAACCGCAAGGGCGACAACGCTCCCATGGCTGTCATCGAACTGGTTCTCGAGCCGGTTTCCGCCAAGCAGGCCGTGGTAGCCGAGGCTACCTCCGCTGCCAAGCGCGATGCCGACAAGAAGGACGCTGACACGGCAGAAGCCGCTCCGGTTGCTGAAACCGAAGTTGCCGAGACCGAAGAGGCTCCTGAAGCTGAAGCTGCTGCTGCTACCGAAGAGGCTCCGGCCGCCGAGGAAGCAGCCCCCGAGTCCGAGAAGGACGCGAAGTAG
- a CDS encoding Hpt domain-containing protein, whose protein sequence is MSTSRSGAADGSSNGVCLSVPRVPENAAQEGRPEVGLPLLDLAVLRQLEEELGDSGVARSFARDYISIWDKRLQYLMRSVADLDPDAAMDAVLSLKNSTFMVGGSRLAGLAVELEGMIRNGDLPSPQAQAPAQVAFIAEVGQATIHALQQCYLSRDE, encoded by the coding sequence ATGTCCACTTCAAGGTCCGGCGCAGCCGACGGCAGCAGCAATGGCGTCTGCCTGTCGGTGCCTCGGGTCCCTGAAAACGCTGCACAGGAAGGGCGTCCGGAGGTCGGATTGCCGCTGCTTGACCTGGCCGTGCTCCGGCAGCTGGAAGAGGAGTTGGGCGATTCGGGCGTAGCCCGGTCCTTCGCGAGGGACTACATCAGCATCTGGGACAAGCGGCTCCAGTATCTGATGCGGTCAGTGGCGGACCTTGACCCTGATGCCGCGATGGACGCCGTACTGAGCCTGAAGAACTCCACCTTCATGGTGGGAGGGTCGCGGCTCGCCGGCCTGGCCGTCGAGCTGGAAGGCATGATCCGGAACGGGGACCTGCCTTCGCCGCAGGCGCAGGCGCCGGCGCAGGTGGCCTTTATCGCCGAAGTCGGCCAGGCCACAATCCATGCACTCCAGCAGTGCTACCTCTCGCGGGACGAATAG
- a CDS encoding adenylate kinase: MLIIGPPGSGKGTQAERISERLGVVAISTGDIFRANVKGETPLGIEAKKYMDAGDFVPDSVTNKMVRDRLSEDDVESGFLLDGYPRTTAQVDYLDAILADGDQKLDVVLQLTADDEELISRLLGRAKETGRSDDNEAVIRHRLDLYHEQTEAVVAKYADRGILTRVDGIGGIDEVTDRVMQAIKEAQKA, encoded by the coding sequence ATGTTGATTATCGGACCTCCCGGATCCGGCAAGGGGACGCAGGCGGAACGCATTTCGGAGCGCCTCGGCGTCGTGGCGATCTCCACCGGCGACATCTTCCGCGCCAACGTCAAGGGTGAGACTCCGCTGGGCATCGAAGCCAAGAAGTACATGGACGCAGGGGACTTCGTTCCGGACAGCGTGACGAACAAGATGGTCCGCGACCGTCTCAGCGAGGACGACGTCGAAAGCGGCTTCCTGCTGGACGGCTACCCCCGCACGACCGCGCAGGTGGATTACCTCGACGCGATTCTGGCCGATGGCGACCAGAAGCTTGACGTTGTCCTGCAGCTCACGGCCGATGACGAGGAACTCATCTCACGTCTCCTGGGCCGTGCCAAGGAAACCGGCCGCAGCGATGACAACGAGGCCGTCATCCGGCACCGCCTAGACCTGTACCACGAGCAGACGGAAGCCGTGGTGGCGAAGTACGCCGACCGCGGCATCCTGACGCGTGTCGACGGGATCGGCGGCATCGACGAGGTCACCGACCGCGTCATGCAGGCCATCAAAGAGGCCCAGAAGGCCTGA
- a CDS encoding tRNA pseudouridine(38-40) synthase TruA yields the protein MNDQKPAAPVRGGGGFLRIRLDLAYDGGPFSGWAVQPGRRTVQGTLEQALELLIRRPIRVTVAGRTDAGVHARGQVVHLNLSEAEWLGLNRGVELDPAVALLRRLRGALSRGLGDLAGAIEVHRVSVAPEGFDARFSALWRRYSYRIADGPALWDPLGRTWTLWHKERLDVGLLNEGASQLLGLQDFRSYCKPREGATTIRELQRFEFARGADGVIVATVQADAFCHNMVRSLVGSAVYVGAGVEAPGWLHERLLARSRDAKSVLAAPHPLVLEEIAYPSDAGLLARAVLTRARRL from the coding sequence ATGAACGACCAGAAACCCGCTGCCCCCGTTAGAGGGGGCGGCGGGTTTTTGCGTATCCGGCTTGATCTGGCGTACGACGGCGGCCCCTTCAGCGGGTGGGCCGTCCAGCCGGGACGGCGCACCGTCCAGGGGACCCTCGAGCAGGCCCTTGAGCTGCTGATACGGCGCCCGATCCGGGTGACCGTCGCCGGACGCACCGACGCCGGCGTACACGCCCGGGGACAGGTGGTCCACCTGAACCTCAGCGAGGCGGAATGGCTGGGCCTGAACCGGGGCGTTGAACTGGACCCCGCCGTCGCCCTGCTGCGCCGGCTCCGCGGCGCGCTCAGCCGCGGCCTGGGGGACCTCGCGGGGGCGATTGAGGTGCACCGGGTCAGCGTGGCTCCGGAAGGCTTCGACGCCCGGTTCTCGGCCCTTTGGCGCCGCTACAGCTACCGGATCGCGGACGGCCCGGCCCTCTGGGATCCGCTCGGGCGCACGTGGACGCTCTGGCACAAGGAACGGCTCGACGTCGGCTTGCTCAACGAGGGGGCCTCCCAGTTGCTGGGGTTGCAGGACTTCCGGTCCTACTGCAAGCCGCGGGAGGGCGCCACGACCATCCGCGAACTGCAGCGCTTCGAGTTCGCCCGCGGTGCCGACGGCGTCATCGTCGCCACCGTGCAGGCGGATGCGTTCTGCCACAATATGGTGCGCTCCCTCGTGGGGTCGGCCGTGTATGTCGGGGCGGGAGTCGAGGCGCCGGGGTGGCTGCACGAGCGGCTCCTGGCGCGGTCGCGGGACGCCAAGTCCGTCCTGGCCGCCCCGCACCCTCTGGTTCTCGAGGAAATCGCCTACCCCTCCGACGCAGGGCTCCTGGCCAGGGCAGTACTGACCCGGGCGCGGCGCCTGTAA
- the rpsK gene encoding 30S ribosomal protein S11 — translation MPPKTRGAVRKPRKKDKKNIALGQAHIKSTFNNTIVSITDPNGAVISWASSGEVGFKGSRKSTPFAAQMAAEAAAKRAQEHGMRKVDVFVKGPGSGRETAIRSLQAAGLEVGSIQDVTPSAHNGCRPPKRRRV, via the coding sequence ATGCCCCCGAAGACTCGTGGCGCGGTTCGCAAGCCGCGTAAGAAGGACAAGAAGAATATCGCGCTGGGCCAGGCGCACATCAAGAGCACCTTTAACAACACCATCGTTTCCATCACGGACCCGAACGGTGCTGTCATCTCCTGGGCGTCGTCCGGTGAGGTTGGCTTCAAGGGCTCGCGTAAGTCCACCCCGTTCGCTGCCCAGATGGCCGCCGAAGCCGCCGCGAAGCGTGCACAGGAGCACGGCATGCGCAAGGTTGACGTGTTCGTCAAGGGACCGGGCTCCGGACGCGAAACGGCCATCCGTTCACTGCAGGCTGCTGGCCTCGAGGTTGGATCCATCCAGGATGTAACCCCCAGCGCCCACAACGGCTGCCGTCCGCCGAAGCGCCGCCGCGTCTAA
- the secY gene encoding preprotein translocase subunit SecY — MLSAFGRAFRTPDLRRKLLFTLGIITIFRLGAFIPSPGVNYQNVQQCLQTGQTTGGIYQLVNLFSGGALLQVSIFALGIMPYITASIIVQLLRVVIPRFQMLYEEGASGQSKLTQYTRYLTIALGLLNATTLVSLARSGQLLPNCQLPIIPDTSIITTILLIITLTAGTGLIMWMGELVTEKGVGNGMSLLIFTSIAAGFPGSLGAIWTAQGPGTFFMVLAIGLLTVGLVVFVEQSQRRIPVQYAKRMIGRRTVGGTSTYIPIKVNMGGVVPVIFASSMLYLPGLVSQFNQPAPGEPLAPWVEWINNNLTRGDHPIYMALYFAMIVFFTYFYVAITFNPEEVSDNMKKYGGFIPGIRAGKPTADYLQYVLSRITLPGAIYLGLVALIPLIALVLINANQNFPFGGTSILIMVGVGLETVKQIDAQLQQRHYEGLLR; from the coding sequence TTGCTTAGCGCATTCGGCCGGGCCTTTCGCACGCCTGATCTGCGACGCAAGTTGTTGTTCACGCTGGGAATCATCACAATCTTCCGCTTGGGTGCTTTCATCCCCTCGCCTGGTGTGAACTACCAGAATGTCCAGCAATGCTTGCAGACCGGTCAGACCACGGGCGGCATCTATCAGCTCGTCAACCTGTTCAGCGGCGGTGCATTGCTGCAGGTCTCGATCTTCGCGCTCGGGATCATGCCGTACATCACGGCGAGTATCATCGTGCAGCTGCTCCGGGTGGTCATTCCCCGCTTCCAGATGCTCTATGAGGAAGGCGCGTCCGGCCAGTCGAAGCTGACGCAGTACACGCGTTACCTCACCATCGCCCTGGGCCTCCTGAATGCCACGACCCTGGTGTCTTTGGCCCGTTCCGGCCAGTTGCTGCCCAACTGCCAGCTGCCGATCATCCCGGACACGAGTATCATCACCACGATCCTCCTCATCATCACGCTGACGGCCGGCACCGGCCTGATCATGTGGATGGGCGAACTCGTCACCGAAAAGGGTGTTGGCAACGGGATGTCGCTGCTCATCTTCACGTCCATCGCAGCCGGTTTCCCCGGATCGCTCGGCGCGATCTGGACGGCTCAGGGCCCGGGCACCTTCTTCATGGTCCTGGCCATCGGCCTGCTGACCGTGGGGCTCGTGGTCTTCGTCGAGCAGTCCCAGCGCAGGATCCCGGTGCAGTATGCCAAGCGCATGATCGGCCGCCGGACCGTCGGCGGTACCAGCACGTACATCCCCATCAAGGTGAACATGGGCGGCGTCGTGCCTGTCATCTTCGCATCCTCGATGCTGTACCTGCCGGGCCTGGTTTCCCAGTTCAACCAGCCGGCGCCCGGCGAGCCGCTGGCGCCCTGGGTTGAGTGGATCAACAACAATCTGACCCGTGGCGACCACCCCATCTACATGGCGCTCTACTTCGCCATGATTGTGTTCTTCACGTACTTCTATGTTGCGATCACTTTCAACCCTGAAGAAGTTTCTGACAACATGAAGAAGTACGGCGGCTTCATTCCGGGGATCCGTGCCGGCAAGCCGACCGCAGACTACCTGCAGTACGTGCTTTCCCGGATTACCCTGCCCGGTGCCATTTACCTGGGCCTTGTGGCGCTGATCCCGCTGATCGCACTGGTCCTGATCAACGCCAACCAGAACTTCCCGTTCGGTGGCACCTCGATCCTGATCATGGTCGGCGTCGGTTTGGAGACCGTCAAGCAGATTGACGCGCAGCTACAGCAGCGTCACTACGAAGGGCTTTTGCGATGA
- a CDS encoding dihydrofolate reductase family protein, giving the protein MRKLIYGMNLTLDGYIAATGDDIRWSGPSDELFQWWLDQERASGLSLYGRKLWETMSSYWPTGDQQPNATPAEIEFARNWRDTPKVVFSSTIDKVDWNTRLVTGDAIAEITRLKAEDGGPMSVGGATLAGAAMRAGLIDEYALATHPVLVGGGTPFFTALDSWVNLDLVETRTFPGGVVLTRYETRR; this is encoded by the coding sequence ATGCGGAAACTGATCTACGGCATGAACCTGACCCTGGACGGCTACATCGCCGCGACCGGCGACGACATTCGCTGGAGCGGGCCGAGCGACGAATTGTTCCAATGGTGGCTCGACCAGGAGCGGGCGAGCGGCCTGTCGCTTTACGGACGCAAGCTCTGGGAGACAATGAGCTCCTACTGGCCGACTGGCGACCAGCAGCCCAACGCCACCCCGGCGGAGATCGAGTTCGCGCGGAACTGGCGAGACACGCCGAAGGTGGTGTTCTCCTCGACGATCGACAAGGTCGACTGGAACACCCGCCTAGTCACCGGCGACGCGATCGCCGAGATCACCCGGCTCAAGGCCGAGGACGGCGGCCCGATGAGCGTCGGCGGCGCAACGCTCGCCGGGGCGGCCATGCGGGCCGGGCTGATCGACGAGTACGCGCTGGCCACCCATCCGGTCCTGGTGGGCGGCGGAACGCCGTTCTTCACCGCGCTGGACAGCTGGGTGAACCTGGACCTAGTGGAGACGCGGACGTTTCCCGGCGGCGTGGTCCTAACCAGGTACGAGACGAGGCGCTGA